The nucleotide sequence GCCTCGTATTCAAGATCTTTATCGAGTCCCTTTTCCGTTATCATTTGCATGCCAGCGGCAGCTGCCGCCATGATGGAAAGGCCAACACCTGCTTTCCCAGTCAGGTAGGTCGCCAGTCGTGAGCCAGCAGCGGAGGCGGAGTCGGTCTCTGGACGTTGACGCATTTTGAGGTAAGGATCTTTATCGATCGCGGCACGTTTTTTGGCGCTGGCCTCATCGATATCCTTTTGCTTCATTTTCTTGAGAGCATCGTACATGTGACGTTTGCCCACGTGCGCCACTTCGTGTCCCAAGACTGCGGCTAATTCGGCCTCGCTGTTCGCATTGCGCAGCGCCCCCATAGTGACTAGGATGTAGCCACCTGGACATGCAAAGGCGTTTACCGACTCATGTTTGAGGACGGCAAACATATAGCGGCGCTCGGGATAGTCACCATAGCTGGCCACATAAGATCCAATCTGATTGACGTAGCCGACCAGTTTAGGATCTTCGACCACACCGTAGTAACCGAGGAGGCGGCCAGCCATGTTGCGCCCAACTTCAACCTCCATGCGATAATCTTCAAATATCGCACGCTGCTCGGGTGTCATCGACTGCTCTGCCGCCTTTTCCGCCGAATCGGTTCCGTGCGTTTTCATCGTACAAGCCGCTGCGGCCATGAGGCTTGCCGTGCAAATGAGCATGTTACGCCGGCGCCGGACGTGCGAGTCCAGAATCATCATCGGGGCCCTCACAGCTGAAACTGTCTACGTGATAGTTCTTACTAGACTAGTAAAACCTTAGACGTAGAGCAACCTTCGCTGGGAAAATCCCGTTACTTACCCGGCGCAGGAGTCGGAGCGCTCGCTTTGCCAGCTATCTCCTTCAGTACGCTCTGCCCTAACTCGTCGATCTTCCTGTCCGCAACAGGTTTATCTTCCATTCTGTAAACTGCCCTGAGATTAGGACGCACGTTCGAGGCGTTCGCCATATTGTCGTCTTCAGCTAAGCCGCGCACACCCATCACCGCCGATCGCGCGCGTGCGTCCGAACCGTCACCTTCTGGTCGCCCCTCTTTACTCGCAGCCTTGATAGCATTGGCTATAGTGCCGTCGCTATCGGGCTTGTGTTTGACGACGAGTACCGATACGTAGCCGTCCTTGCCGTCAGCCGTTTTGATAGCCCAGAACATCCCTTTGCGTTCCGTGGCGACCACCGCTTCGCCTGACTTCAGTGTGGTCAGCACCTGGCTCTTGTTGGTCGCATCGGCGTAAACCTCGACCCCATCCTTCTTGGCTTCGACATGTGCCGCGCGTGCTGAACGGCTACCGATGGGCATTAGAATGGTCGCCGTGACGACTAAACAAAAAAACCTCAGCATCCCAGCCATAACGCTACCCCTTGGTGCGGGTTTGCAACCTTTGACCCCAGCTCGGCACAATGCGGCAAAAACTTTAGGCTAATCCGATAATCTCAAGCGAAAATAGTGCTTTTTACCCTTTTTCACCAGGCAGCCAGCATCGCCCTTGAATGCACTTTTGCCAATTTTGACATGGATATCATCCACCTTTTCGCCGTTGATGGCTAGCCCACCCTGCTCGACTAGACGTCGCGCCTCCGCTTTGGACGGCACTACTTTAGTTTTGACCAGGAGATCTAGGACTCCGAGCCCCTCACCAAGATCGGAGGCCGCTAGCAGTACCTCTGGTTCGTTGCCTCCAGCTGCAACGCCGCCGGCGAAAAGCTTCTCGGCGGCAAGGGCAGCCTGCTCGGCCGCCTCTTTGCCGTGCAGTAAGCGCGTAGCTTCGAAGGCCAGCACTTTTTTTGCTTCGTTGATACCTGCACCAGGAAGTGCTGCAAG is from Deltaproteobacteria bacterium and encodes:
- a CDS encoding SH3 domain-containing protein gives rise to the protein MAGMLRFFCLVVTATILMPIGSRSARAAHVEAKKDGVEVYADATNKSQVLTTLKSGEAVVATERKGMFWAIKTADGKDGYVSVLVVKHKPDSDGTIANAIKAASKEGRPEGDGSDARARSAVMGVRGLAEDDNMANASNVRPNLRAVYRMEDKPVADRKIDELGQSVLKEIAGKASAPTPAPGK